In Ignavibacteriales bacterium, the following proteins share a genomic window:
- the plsX gene encoding phosphate acyltransferase PlsX — MESPKKLRIALDAMGGDYAPGREVAAAVEALRVSREQFEIVLVGDEQAIRQQLALHKAEHLPCTVVHASQVITMADSPTAALKQKKDSSLAVGMRLHKEGNVDACVSAGNTGAVLSAATLILGRIKNVSRPTIGTFIPAEHGTCLLLDAGANVDCRAQHLYEFALMGSIYVQLLRKKERPSIALLNVGEEKSKGTEAAQEAHKLLSASSYNFIGNVEGGDILKSKADVIVCDGFVGNIVLKFAESVPSFLKSRLKKFSTRSVLNKLSVGMALWPLKASLQDMDPNEEGGVPVLGVNGVAIIGHGSSTVKGIKNMILRAVEVAQSQVNRQIEAALTEKRFS; from the coding sequence AAGAAATTACGTATTGCGCTTGATGCCATGGGAGGAGACTATGCACCCGGGCGTGAAGTTGCTGCTGCAGTAGAGGCACTCAGAGTATCTCGCGAACAGTTTGAAATTGTTCTCGTGGGAGATGAACAAGCTATTCGCCAACAGCTTGCATTGCACAAAGCAGAACATCTTCCGTGTACAGTAGTACACGCTTCGCAAGTCATCACGATGGCAGATTCCCCAACCGCTGCTCTCAAACAAAAGAAAGATTCTTCACTCGCTGTTGGAATGCGTCTTCATAAAGAAGGAAATGTTGATGCGTGTGTCAGTGCTGGAAATACTGGTGCTGTACTTTCGGCTGCAACACTCATTTTAGGACGCATTAAAAATGTCAGCCGTCCAACGATTGGTACGTTTATTCCAGCAGAGCATGGTACTTGTTTGCTCTTGGATGCAGGCGCCAACGTCGATTGCCGCGCGCAACATTTATATGAATTTGCATTAATGGGAAGTATTTATGTTCAACTTTTAAGGAAGAAGGAGCGTCCTTCAATAGCCCTGCTCAATGTAGGCGAAGAAAAATCAAAAGGGACGGAAGCAGCGCAGGAAGCGCATAAACTTCTTTCGGCAAGCAGTTACAATTTTATCGGAAACGTAGAAGGCGGTGATATTCTCAAATCAAAAGCCGATGTAATTGTGTGCGATGGTTTTGTGGGGAATATTGTTCTGAAATTTGCGGAAAGTGTACCTTCGTTTCTCAAAAGCCGATTAAAAAAATTCTCCACTCGCAGTGTACTCAACAAACTCTCTGTAGGCATGGCGTTGTGGCCGCTGAAAGCGTCTCTTCAAGATATGGATCCAAATGAAGAAGGCGGCGTACCGGTGTTGGGAGTGAATGGGGTGGCTATTATTGGTCATGGGAGTTCAACGGTAAAGGGTATTAAAAATATGATTCTCCGTGCTGTAGAAGTTGCACAGAGCCAGGTAAATCGACAAATCGAAGCAGCGTTAACAGAGAAAAGGTTTTCATAA